Proteins from a single region of Stappia sp. ES.058:
- a CDS encoding CpaF family protein codes for MFGRRGATPGTAAPRPKAPAAPPAGPAAETRADVAPERDEANGGGPGPVAAVQPAPQPKAPEPAPEKPAQRRSNDYYATKASIFNALVEAIDLSMLTRLSPEDAREEIRDVVNDIIALKNVVMSISEQEDLLEDICNDVLGYGPLEPLLARDDIADIMVNGADTVYIETQGKMQQTSVRFRDNKQLMNICQRIVSQVGRRVDESSPICDARLIDGSRVNVIAPPLAIDGPTLTIRKFKKDKLTLKQLVQFNSVSPEGATVLEIIGRSRCNVLISGGTGSGKTTLLNCLTAYIDSTERIITCEDAAELQLQQPHVVRLETRPPNLEGEGEVTMRDLVKNCLRMRPERIIVGEVRGPEAFDLLQAMNTGHDGSMGTLHANSPREALSRLESMITMGGFSLPSKTLREMIVSSIDVIVQAQRLRDGSRRITHVSEVMGMEGDVIITQDVFLYDILGEDPNGKLIGRHRSTGIGRPKFWEKARYFGEEQRLAAALDAAEVREDGNV; via the coding sequence ATGTTCGGTCGACGTGGCGCAACTCCTGGAACGGCGGCTCCCCGCCCCAAGGCTCCCGCCGCCCCCCCGGCGGGACCGGCGGCCGAAACGCGCGCGGATGTCGCTCCCGAGCGGGATGAGGCCAACGGCGGGGGCCCGGGGCCGGTCGCCGCCGTGCAGCCCGCTCCCCAGCCAAAGGCGCCGGAGCCTGCGCCGGAAAAGCCCGCGCAGCGGCGTTCCAACGATTATTATGCAACCAAGGCATCGATCTTCAACGCGCTGGTCGAGGCCATCGACCTGTCGATGCTGACGCGGCTGTCGCCGGAGGATGCGCGCGAGGAAATCCGCGACGTCGTCAATGACATCATCGCGCTCAAGAACGTCGTCATGTCGATCTCCGAGCAGGAAGATCTGCTGGAGGACATTTGCAACGACGTCCTCGGCTACGGGCCGCTGGAGCCGCTGCTCGCTCGCGACGACATCGCCGACATCATGGTGAACGGCGCGGACACGGTCTACATCGAGACCCAGGGCAAGATGCAGCAGACCAGCGTCCGCTTCCGCGACAACAAGCAGCTGATGAACATCTGCCAGCGGATCGTCAGCCAGGTCGGCCGCCGCGTTGATGAATCCAGCCCGATCTGTGATGCCCGCCTTATCGATGGGTCGCGTGTCAACGTCATTGCCCCGCCGCTGGCGATCGACGGCCCGACGCTGACCATTCGCAAGTTCAAGAAGGACAAGCTGACGCTCAAGCAGCTTGTCCAGTTCAATTCCGTGTCGCCGGAAGGCGCCACTGTCCTGGAGATCATCGGCCGCAGCCGGTGCAACGTGCTGATCTCCGGCGGTACCGGCTCGGGCAAGACGACGCTGCTCAATTGCCTGACGGCCTACATCGATTCCACCGAACGCATCATCACCTGCGAGGATGCGGCGGAGCTTCAGTTGCAGCAGCCGCATGTGGTGCGTCTTGAAACCCGCCCCCCCAACCTGGAAGGCGAGGGCGAGGTGACCATGCGCGATCTGGTCAAGAACTGCCTGCGCATGCGGCCCGAGCGCATCATCGTCGGTGAGGTGCGCGGACCCGAGGCCTTCGATCTGCTGCAGGCGATGAACACCGGCCATGACGGGTCGATGGGCACGCTGCACGCCAACAGCCCGCGCGAGGCCCTTTCGCGTCTGGAATCGATGATCACGATGGGCGGCTTCTCGCTCCCCTCAAAGACCCTGCGCGAGATGATCGTGTCGTCCATCGACGTGATCGTCCAGGCGCAGCGCCTGCGCGACGGCTCGCGCCGCATTACGCATGTCTCCGAAGTGATGGGCATGGAAGGCGACGTCATCATCACCCAGGACGTGTTCCTCTACGACATCCTCGGCGAGGACCCGAACGGCAAGCTGATCGGGCGGCATCGTTCCACCGGCATCGGCCGGCCGAAGTTCTGGGAAAAGGCTCGCTATTTCGGCGAGGAGCAGCGTCTGGCCGCCGCCCTCGACGCGGCGGAAGTGCGGGAGGATGGCAATGTCTGA
- a CDS encoding CpaD family pilus assembly protein, whose product MNAKTAQRRAAAARPSRPVMPAVAVLAALLAAGCQSQAPTTSALAANDYRLRHPIVVGEGTKTLDLPIGSGMRHLSPQLAAVVSSFARDARSRGGGSVEVIAPSGSRNEAAVHAVLPQIRKALARGGVPSKRIATRSYSVNDGGIAAPVRLAYTGIQASAGPCGQWPASINGGGSATKHNPQLNNTQYHNFGCSAQANLAAMVDNPSDLLYPRAMEPGDQMRRGVVYEKYRNGEQTASEYKQGDGAQISDAAGN is encoded by the coding sequence ATGAATGCAAAGACCGCACAGCGCCGCGCAGCGGCAGCGCGCCCGAGCCGGCCGGTCATGCCCGCCGTGGCGGTTCTCGCAGCGCTTCTCGCCGCAGGCTGCCAGAGCCAGGCGCCGACCACCTCCGCGCTTGCCGCCAACGACTACCGGCTGCGCCATCCCATCGTGGTCGGCGAAGGCACCAAGACGCTGGACCTGCCGATCGGCAGCGGCATGCGGCATCTTTCGCCGCAGCTCGCCGCAGTGGTGTCGAGTTTCGCCCGGGATGCGCGCTCGCGCGGCGGCGGATCGGTGGAGGTCATCGCCCCGTCGGGGTCGCGCAACGAGGCGGCGGTTCATGCCGTTCTGCCGCAGATCCGCAAGGCGCTTGCCCGCGGTGGTGTTCCGTCCAAACGGATTGCAACACGCAGCTACAGCGTCAATGACGGCGGCATCGCCGCACCCGTTCGCCTCGCCTACACCGGCATTCAGGCCAGCGCGGGGCCTTGCGGGCAGTGGCCGGCCAGTATCAACGGCGGCGGGTCGGCGACGAAGCACAATCCGCAGTTGAACAACACGCAGTATCACAATTTCGGCTGCAGCGCCCAGGCGAACCTGGCTGCAATGGTCGACAATCCGTCCGACCTGCTCTACCCGCGCGCGATGGAGCCGGGTGACCAGATGCGCCGTGGCGTCGTCTACGAAAAGTACCGCAATGGCGAGCAGACGGCATCGGAATACAAGCAGGGTGACGGCGCGCAGATTTCCGACGCAGCCGGAAACTGA
- a CDS encoding type II secretion system F family protein, producing the protein MSELQDLLSPELTMLATALLAAFSIGGILYALLQPMLTGEKQRDKRLKSVSSRATTIDAARLLKDNDRRRKSVQDQLRDFEAREKKRKDKQARLTLEERIEQAGLTWTKRRFYIFSAISGIVLMVIGLSITSSIIVNAGFAFVGFFGIPRFYLGRKKKKRIDAFLNELPNAVDVIVRGTKAGLPLAECIQIVAAEARDPIQTEFRRLIEAQTMGVTLSEAIAKLPQRMPVAEANFLAIVVAIQSQAGGSLSEALGNLSKVLRERKAMKGKIQAMSQEAKSSAAIIGSLPFLVVGVLSLTSPAYIMLLFTDPAGNMILGFSGVWMITGMVIMKKMINFDF; encoded by the coding sequence ATGTCTGAGCTGCAGGACCTGCTCTCGCCCGAGTTGACCATGCTGGCGACGGCCCTGCTTGCCGCCTTTTCCATCGGCGGCATTCTCTATGCATTGCTTCAGCCGATGCTGACGGGCGAGAAGCAGCGCGACAAGCGGCTCAAGTCCGTCTCCAGCCGAGCCACGACCATCGATGCCGCCCGCCTCCTGAAGGACAACGACCGGCGCCGCAAGTCCGTTCAGGACCAGCTTCGCGACTTCGAGGCGCGGGAAAAGAAGCGCAAGGACAAACAGGCGCGTCTCACCCTTGAAGAACGCATTGAACAGGCCGGACTGACCTGGACCAAGCGCAGGTTCTATATTTTTTCCGCTATCAGCGGCATTGTTTTGATGGTGATCGGTCTATCGATCACCTCGTCTATCATCGTCAACGCGGGCTTCGCCTTCGTCGGCTTCTTCGGAATTCCGCGCTTTTATCTGGGGCGCAAGAAGAAAAAGCGCATCGATGCGTTTCTCAACGAATTGCCGAATGCCGTCGATGTCATCGTGCGCGGCACCAAGGCGGGTTTGCCGCTGGCGGAATGCATCCAGATCGTCGCCGCCGAGGCGCGCGATCCGATCCAGACGGAGTTTCGCCGCCTGATCGAGGCGCAGACCATGGGCGTTACCCTGAGCGAGGCGATCGCCAAGCTTCCCCAGCGCATGCCGGTCGCCGAAGCGAACTTCCTGGCGATCGTGGTCGCCATTCAGTCCCAGGCCGGCGGCTCCCTGTCGGAGGCGCTTGGAAACCTGTCCAAGGTGCTGCGCGAGCGCAAGGCGATGAAGGGCAAGATCCAGGCGATGAGCCAGGAGGCGAAATCCTCGGCCGCCATCATCGGCTCGCTTCCTTTCCTCGTCGTCGGCGTGCTGTCTCTGACGAGCCCCGCTTACATCATGCTGCTGTTCACCGACCCGGCCGGCAACATGATCCTCGGCTTTTCCGGCGTGTGGATGATCACGGGAATGGTGATCATGAAAAAGATGATCAACTTTGACTTCTGA
- a CDS encoding type II secretion system F family protein, which yields MMGLNFSDLMNQQMIIAVLTMVAVAGTVFVLVMPLLEGDKLKSRMKSVALERDQMRARERARMADEKANARVSLRNQPKQQMQHIVDRLNLKNLMSDEHTKMRLIQAGYRGTKPLYTFLFARLVMPVVLFLVAVFYTFVVLQLEHPPMFNVLIASVIAFIGYYAPDLYLKNRIQNRQLSINRAWPDALDLMLICVESGMSIEVAFRKVSEEIGVQSIALAEELTLTNAELSYLGERRLAYENLAKRTGLEGVKNVSLALIQAERYGTPVSQALRVMADENRAQRMQAAEKKAAALPPKLTVPMIVFFLPVLLAVIIGPVIIQALATFD from the coding sequence ATGATGGGACTGAATTTCTCGGACTTGATGAACCAGCAGATGATCATCGCCGTCCTGACGATGGTCGCGGTCGCCGGCACCGTCTTCGTGCTGGTGATGCCGCTGCTGGAGGGCGACAAGCTCAAGAGCCGCATGAAGTCGGTGGCTCTGGAGCGCGACCAGATGCGCGCCCGCGAACGCGCACGCATGGCCGACGAAAAAGCCAATGCCCGTGTGTCCTTGCGCAATCAGCCCAAGCAGCAGATGCAGCACATCGTCGACCGGCTGAACCTGAAGAACCTGATGTCGGACGAGCACACGAAGATGCGTCTGATTCAGGCTGGCTATCGCGGCACCAAGCCGCTCTATACGTTTCTCTTCGCCCGCCTCGTCATGCCGGTGGTGCTGTTCCTTGTTGCGGTGTTCTACACTTTCGTTGTCCTGCAGCTCGAGCATCCGCCGATGTTCAATGTGCTGATCGCAAGCGTGATCGCCTTCATCGGCTACTATGCGCCGGATCTTTATCTCAAGAACCGGATCCAGAATCGTCAGCTGTCGATCAACCGGGCCTGGCCGGATGCGCTTGATCTCATGCTGATTTGTGTGGAATCGGGCATGTCCATCGAGGTTGCCTTCCGCAAGGTGTCGGAGGAAATCGGCGTGCAGTCGATCGCACTTGCCGAGGAATTGACGCTGACCAATGCAGAGCTCTCCTACCTCGGCGAACGGCGGCTTGCTTACGAAAACCTGGCAAAGCGCACGGGTCTGGAAGGCGTCAAGAACGTGTCGCTCGCGCTGATCCAGGCGGAGCGTTACGGCACGCCGGTTTCCCAGGCATTGCGGGTGATGGCCGATGAAAACCGCGCGCAGCGCATGCAGGCTGCCGAGAAAAAGGCCGCCGCACTGCCGCCCAAGCTGACGGTTCCGATGATCGTGTTCTTCCTGCCCGTGCTTCTTGCCGTGATCATCGGCCCGGTGATTATCCAGGCGCTCGCCACGTTCGACTGA
- a CDS encoding AAA family ATPase yields MNTLAFEDMGEDTQRAVDEADRETDVAAPPPPADTVDLKAVPRIAIQAFCESDDVAGAIERASQDRRMAKAHVKVHKGGIAAAADFYSTAPTPNLIMIESLMDPDGLIEGLERLAEVCDAGTKVVVIGHVNDVSLYRDLIHRGVSDYLVAPIDLFQVIGAIGELYVSPESEPLGRTIGFIGAKGGVGASTVAHNVAWSIARVYESDVVLADLDLAFGTAGLDFNQDPLQGVFEAVSSPERLDETMLDRLLSKCAERLSLLAAPASLERAYDHGETSFDGLVDVMQAGAPAVILDIPHGWSSWIRRLLANVDEVVIVAEPDLANLRNAKNMVDTLRQLRPNDAAPRLVMNRVNVPKRPEIKVGEFTDALGLDAVAVVPFEPLLFGTAANNGQMIGEQDEKHPSAAMFDQISQLVTGRGEIQKQKSLALGAIMSRLLKKG; encoded by the coding sequence ATGAACACGCTGGCATTCGAGGACATGGGTGAGGACACCCAGCGCGCGGTCGACGAGGCGGACCGGGAAACGGATGTGGCCGCGCCGCCGCCGCCGGCCGACACGGTCGATCTGAAAGCGGTGCCGCGCATCGCGATCCAGGCATTTTGCGAAAGCGACGATGTCGCCGGCGCCATCGAACGCGCGTCCCAGGATCGCCGCATGGCCAAGGCGCATGTGAAGGTTCACAAGGGCGGGATCGCGGCTGCGGCGGATTTCTATTCTACCGCTCCGACGCCGAACCTGATCATGATCGAAAGCCTGATGGATCCGGACGGGTTGATCGAGGGACTGGAGCGTCTGGCGGAAGTCTGCGACGCGGGCACGAAGGTTGTCGTGATCGGCCACGTCAATGACGTGTCGCTGTACCGCGATCTCATCCATCGCGGTGTCAGCGATTATCTGGTGGCTCCGATCGATCTCTTCCAGGTGATCGGCGCGATCGGCGAACTCTATGTCAGCCCGGAGTCCGAACCGCTCGGACGCACGATCGGCTTCATCGGCGCCAAGGGGGGCGTCGGCGCCTCCACTGTGGCGCACAATGTCGCCTGGTCGATCGCCCGCGTCTACGAGAGCGACGTTGTTCTCGCCGACCTCGATCTTGCTTTCGGCACCGCCGGACTGGACTTCAATCAGGACCCACTGCAGGGCGTTTTCGAGGCGGTGTCGTCGCCTGAGCGGCTGGACGAGACCATGCTTGACCGGTTGCTGTCGAAATGCGCGGAACGGCTCAGCCTGCTTGCCGCGCCGGCCTCCCTGGAGCGCGCCTACGATCATGGCGAGACCAGTTTCGACGGTCTCGTCGATGTGATGCAGGCAGGCGCCCCGGCGGTCATCCTCGATATTCCCCACGGATGGTCATCCTGGATCCGCCGGCTGCTGGCGAATGTCGACGAGGTGGTGATCGTTGCCGAGCCGGATCTGGCCAACCTGCGCAACGCCAAGAACATGGTCGACACGCTGCGCCAGTTGCGCCCCAACGATGCCGCGCCTCGTCTGGTGATGAACCGGGTGAATGTGCCCAAGCGACCCGAGATCAAGGTGGGCGAGTTCACCGATGCTCTTGGTCTAGATGCGGTTGCTGTGGTGCCCTTCGAACCTCTCCTGTTCGGAACGGCAGCGAACAACGGGCAAATGATCGGCGAGCAGGATGAGAAGCATCCAAGCGCGGCGATGTTCGATCAGATTTCGCAGCTCGTCACGGGCCGCGGTGAAATCCAGAAACAAAAGAGTCTGGCGCTCGGCGCGATCATGAGCCGGTTGCTGAAGAAAGGTTAG
- a CDS encoding type II and III secretion system protein family protein, with the protein MAMTSRRTRMVAQRFLGIGLAFVLALGGLGLPTQGLAEGYPKSVTIAAGERVSGRILQVGLGRSVVINLGEEVSDVIVSNPEVADAVVRSARRVFVFGNKAGQASLFLFGRAGNQIASFDLAVENDTTDLNAMIRRSIPGAQIRAESVNGNMVLSGTAASTAEAQRAADLAARFSRKEGEGLPVLNMISVTGKDQVHLKVTVAEVERSIIKQLGVNLGGNIGIGNYNIGFNNAPPYTVNSNVTGRSAAGLFDPTNPNSTSGFVAGGTQLKANIEALQRDGVIRTLAEPTLTAISGENASFLAGGEFPIPISQDNNRITVEFKKFGVGLDFTPVVLSGGRISLRVKTEVSEITQEGAVSIGTLSIPALKVRRAESTVELPSGGTLVMAGLLKESYKQDLNGVPGLMQVPILGALFKSRDFLRQETELAVFVTPYTVRPVARSELVEPTKNFAPATDGDTIFLNRLNRVYRVSGSPAEGGYHGQVGFIYE; encoded by the coding sequence ATGGCAATGACGTCAAGGAGAACTAGAATGGTTGCTCAACGTTTCCTCGGCATCGGCCTCGCCTTCGTGCTGGCCCTCGGCGGCCTGGGTTTGCCCACGCAAGGCCTGGCGGAAGGGTATCCGAAATCCGTGACGATCGCCGCCGGCGAGCGGGTTTCGGGACGGATCCTGCAGGTCGGTCTCGGCCGGTCGGTCGTCATAAACCTCGGCGAGGAAGTCAGCGACGTCATCGTCTCCAATCCGGAAGTGGCCGACGCGGTGGTGCGCAGCGCGCGCCGGGTCTTCGTCTTCGGCAACAAGGCGGGGCAGGCGAGCCTGTTTCTGTTCGGGCGTGCCGGCAACCAGATCGCGAGTTTCGATCTCGCTGTCGAAAACGACACGACCGATCTCAATGCGATGATCCGGCGCTCCATTCCCGGGGCCCAGATCCGCGCCGAATCGGTGAACGGCAACATGGTGCTGAGCGGGACGGCCGCGAGCACGGCGGAGGCACAAAGGGCGGCCGATCTTGCCGCGCGCTTCTCCCGCAAGGAAGGCGAAGGCCTCCCGGTTCTCAACATGATTTCGGTGACCGGCAAGGACCAGGTGCATCTGAAGGTGACCGTTGCCGAGGTCGAGCGATCGATCATCAAGCAGCTCGGCGTCAATCTCGGCGGCAACATCGGCATCGGCAACTACAACATCGGCTTCAACAACGCACCGCCCTATACGGTCAACTCCAACGTCACCGGCCGTTCGGCCGCCGGCCTGTTCGACCCCACCAATCCCAACTCCACCTCCGGTTTCGTCGCCGGCGGCACACAGCTCAAGGCCAATATCGAGGCCTTGCAGCGCGACGGCGTGATCCGCACGCTCGCCGAGCCCACGCTGACGGCGATATCGGGCGAGAACGCCAGCTTCCTTGCCGGCGGCGAATTCCCGATCCCGATTTCCCAGGACAACAACCGGATCACGGTCGAGTTCAAGAAATTCGGCGTCGGGCTTGATTTCACACCGGTGGTCCTCAGCGGCGGCCGCATTTCCCTTCGCGTCAAGACGGAAGTCTCCGAGATCACGCAGGAAGGCGCGGTCAGCATCGGCACCTTGTCGATCCCGGCGCTGAAGGTGCGGCGCGCTGAATCCACCGTCGAACTGCCCTCCGGCGGCACGCTGGTGATGGCCGGTCTGTTGAAGGAATCCTACAAGCAGGACCTCAACGGCGTGCCCGGCCTGATGCAGGTGCCCATTCTGGGCGCGCTGTTCAAGAGCCGTGACTTCCTGCGCCAGGAGACCGAACTCGCCGTTTTCGTCACGCCCTACACCGTGCGCCCCGTGGCGCGTTCCGAACTCGTCGAACCGACGAAGAACTTCGCCCCGGCCACGGACGGGGACACGATTTTCCTGAACCGCCTGAACCGCGTCTATCGCGTGTCCGGTAGCCCGGCCGAGGGCGGCTATCACGGCCAGGTCGGCTTTATCTACGAATGA
- a CDS encoding Flp family type IVb pilin, producing MKNLFARFANDESGATAIEYGLIAGLISIGIVTAVTTAGTSISAIFTTVSTKLTAAKANVN from the coding sequence ATGAAAAATCTCTTCGCACGTTTCGCCAATGACGAATCCGGTGCCACCGCGATCGAATACGGCCTGATCGCTGGTCTCATCTCCATCGGCATCGTGACCGCTGTCACCACCGCCGGTACGTCGATCTCCGCCATCTTCACGACGGTGTCGACGAAGCTGACGGCCGCCAAGGCGAACGTCAACTAA
- the cpaB gene encoding Flp pilus assembly protein CpaB has product MKIARLAILGVSLGAGLLVARMVMTSDSEPSSEPVVVAESVEKDEVLVAGRDIELGQHVSEADLAWTNWPRDLTPLNAILRSDRPDAIGEIAGRIAKAPVYSGEPLREERLISSDRGFMSSILPKGKRAIAVSVEALTSAGGFILPGDKVDVILTRQSGQRGGNNFTSETILQNVRVLAIDTITAGEQEEKALPPGQTATLELVPNQAEVVAQATQLGTISLVLRSVEDSADDAEQDVIGGGVNFVKFGVTGQMQTQR; this is encoded by the coding sequence ATGAAGATCGCTCGTTTGGCCATTTTGGGTGTTTCGCTGGGTGCAGGCCTGCTGGTTGCGCGCATGGTAATGACCTCCGACAGTGAACCCTCGTCCGAGCCGGTTGTCGTCGCGGAATCCGTCGAGAAGGACGAAGTTCTCGTGGCGGGTCGCGACATCGAACTCGGTCAACATGTCAGCGAAGCCGATCTGGCATGGACGAACTGGCCGCGCGATCTCACCCCGCTCAATGCGATCCTGAGATCGGATCGTCCCGACGCAATTGGCGAAATCGCGGGACGGATCGCAAAGGCTCCCGTCTATTCCGGCGAGCCGCTGCGCGAGGAGCGTCTGATTTCAAGCGACCGCGGCTTCATGTCGTCGATCCTGCCGAAGGGAAAGCGGGCGATCGCTGTTTCGGTGGAAGCGTTGACCTCGGCCGGCGGTTTCATTCTTCCCGGCGACAAGGTCGATGTCATTCTCACCCGCCAGTCGGGTCAGCGTGGCGGCAACAATTTCACCAGTGAAACAATCCTCCAGAATGTGCGCGTGCTCGCGATCGACACGATCACGGCAGGCGAGCAGGAGGAAAAGGCGTTGCCCCCCGGCCAGACCGCGACGCTCGAACTCGTGCCCAACCAGGCGGAGGTCGTTGCCCAGGCGACGCAGCTCGGCACGATCTCGCTGGTCCTGCGCAGCGTCGAGGATTCGGCTGACGATGCGGAGCAGGACGTGATCGGCGGCGGTGTGAACTTCGTGAAATTCGGCGTTACCGGCCAGATGCAGACCCAGCGCTAG
- a CDS encoding prepilin peptidase — protein sequence MLEAALLVIFPCLLAFAGASDLFTMTIPNRVSLLLIAGFAVLAPFIGLGAADIAFHVLAGLAALSLCLVFFAFGWMGGGDAKIMTVVALWLGFTPALLVFVTLAGLYGAVLTLGLLMFRQVPVLPIPAGRADWLLHLHDQRTGVPYGIALSVAALQAYPESVWFQALT from the coding sequence ATGCTCGAAGCGGCTCTGCTGGTGATCTTTCCCTGCCTGCTGGCATTTGCCGGCGCCTCCGACCTGTTCACGATGACGATCCCCAATCGCGTTTCGCTGCTTCTGATTGCCGGTTTCGCGGTGCTTGCCCCCTTCATCGGACTTGGCGCGGCCGACATTGCCTTTCATGTCCTCGCGGGTCTGGCCGCGCTGTCGCTTTGCCTTGTCTTCTTTGCCTTCGGCTGGATGGGCGGGGGCGATGCCAAGATCATGACCGTCGTGGCGCTTTGGCTCGGCTTTACCCCGGCCCTTCTCGTCTTCGTGACGCTTGCCGGCCTCTATGGTGCGGTCCTGACGCTGGGACTGTTGATGTTTCGCCAGGTCCCGGTTCTGCCGATCCCGGCCGGACGGGCCGACTGGCTGTTGCATCTGCATGATCAGCGCACCGGCGTTCCCTACGGCATCGCGCTGTCTGTCGCTGCCCTTCAGGCCTATCCCGAAAGCGTGTGGTTCCAGGCTCTGACATGA
- a CDS encoding TadE/TadG family type IV pilus assembly protein: protein MNEVSARCSARRSRPTRRRLLTLLLRDREGTTAIEFGFVAIPFFLLLFGLIEIGLSLFADQVLNNAVLDAARLIRTGQAHSQGFDSGAFKAKVMESMSGFPVSEDRLSIDVERINSFSGYSPKPLIDDGKITEDTAYNHGEAGDIIIVRALYRWPMVSSLMKTNFADLGSGDRLLVATAVFRNEPFPWTTQKPGS, encoded by the coding sequence ATGAACGAGGTTTCGGCACGTTGTTCGGCGCGCAGGAGCAGGCCCACACGTCGGCGCCTGCTCACGCTGCTTCTGCGCGACCGGGAGGGAACGACGGCGATCGAGTTCGGCTTCGTCGCCATTCCCTTCTTCCTGCTGTTGTTCGGCCTGATCGAGATCGGCTTGTCGCTTTTTGCCGACCAGGTCCTGAACAATGCCGTCCTCGATGCCGCACGGCTGATCCGGACCGGACAGGCCCATTCGCAGGGATTTGACAGCGGGGCCTTCAAGGCGAAGGTAATGGAGAGCATGTCCGGCTTTCCGGTGAGCGAAGATCGGCTGTCGATCGACGTGGAGCGCATCAACTCGTTTTCCGGCTATTCGCCGAAGCCGCTCATCGACGACGGCAAGATTACCGAAGACACCGCATACAACCATGGCGAGGCCGGCGACATCATCATCGTGCGCGCGCTCTACCGCTGGCCCATGGTGTCGTCCCTGATGAAGACCAATTTCGCGGACCTGGGCTCCGGCGACCGGCTCCTGGTGGCGACCGCCGTCTTCCGCAACGAACCCTTCCCCTGGACAACCCAGAAGCCGGGGAGTTGA
- a CDS encoding tetratricopeptide repeat protein yields the protein MPSTRRHRGRSVPSHIVLALSLAAALAVTGCASSKRSVGTHASATQGYAAPGSDAARQAVGYWGKAYEKSPDNRENILNYAAALRRNGQVPQAEAVLRKAVINKQSDRDVAAAYGKVLAMSGKLPEALQVIKGAQTPTRPDWRLLSAEAAIEDQIGNTNKARSLYGQALKIAPDEPSLLNNLAMSYLLAGEVKQAEEILQKAAASPKADSRIRQNLALSIGLQGRFQEAESVARSEIDPAQANQNIAYLKSMLAQRNSWAEISDAEKKKRGG from the coding sequence ATGCCATCCACGCGCCGTCATCGGGGACGCTCCGTCCCCAGCCACATCGTTCTCGCCCTGTCGCTGGCGGCAGCGCTTGCCGTCACCGGTTGCGCCTCGTCCAAGCGATCCGTCGGCACGCATGCGAGCGCCACCCAGGGCTATGCCGCGCCGGGCTCCGATGCCGCGCGCCAGGCCGTCGGCTATTGGGGAAAGGCCTATGAGAAATCCCCCGACAACCGCGAAAACATCCTGAACTATGCTGCGGCCCTCAGGCGCAACGGCCAGGTCCCGCAGGCCGAGGCGGTCTTGCGCAAGGCAGTGATCAACAAGCAAAGCGACCGCGACGTCGCTGCGGCCTATGGCAAGGTGCTGGCGATGAGCGGCAAGCTGCCGGAAGCACTTCAGGTGATCAAGGGCGCCCAGACCCCCACCCGGCCCGACTGGCGCCTTCTCTCAGCGGAAGCGGCGATCGAAGACCAGATCGGCAACACCAACAAGGCCCGCTCGCTCTACGGCCAGGCGCTCAAGATCGCGCCCGACGAACCGAGCCTTTTGAATAACCTTGCCATGTCCTATCTGCTTGCCGGCGAAGTGAAACAGGCCGAGGAGATCCTCCAGAAAGCCGCCGCCAGCCCCAAGGCCGACAGTCGCATCCGGCAGAATCTCGCGCTGTCGATCGGATTGCAGGGACGCTTTCAGGAAGCCGAAAGCGTGGCCCGCTCGGAAATCGACCCGGCGCAGGCCAATCAAAACATCGCCTATCTGAAGTCGATGCTGGCACAGCGCAATTCCTGGGCGGAAATCTCGGACGCCGAGAAGAAGAAACGCGGCGGTTAA
- a CDS encoding pilus assembly protein N-terminal domain-containing protein yields the protein MSPFRLISPKSLVGALAFAAALAGSPLEGNAQESAVQVMTDRAKVFRIDAPADTVIVGNPAIADVTMYDRQTVVVTGKLYGTTNLVILDAKGEPIIDEVITVSAPEADIVTVHRNTARTSYSCAPACEPVMRVGDTEASYELTNKQATARTQMSEQAAGVTQ from the coding sequence ATGTCGCCTTTCCGCTTGATTTCACCCAAGTCGCTTGTCGGCGCACTTGCATTTGCGGCCGCCCTCGCCGGATCGCCTCTCGAGGGCAATGCGCAGGAAAGCGCCGTGCAGGTGATGACCGACAGGGCCAAGGTGTTTCGCATCGATGCCCCTGCCGACACCGTGATCGTGGGCAATCCGGCGATCGCCGACGTGACCATGTACGACCGCCAGACGGTCGTCGTGACGGGCAAACTCTATGGCACCACAAACCTGGTGATCCTGGACGCCAAGGGCGAACCGATCATCGACGAGGTGATCACGGTGAGCGCGCCCGAGGCCGACATCGTCACCGTTCACCGCAACACGGCGCGCACGTCCTACTCCTGCGCGCCCGCCTGCGAGCCGGTGATGCGCGTTGGCGACACGGAAGCCAGCTATGAACTGACAAACAAGCAGGCGACCGCGCGCACGCAGATGTCCGAGCAGGCCGCAGGCGTCACCCAGTAG